A genomic window from Xyrauchen texanus isolate HMW12.3.18 chromosome 31, RBS_HiC_50CHRs, whole genome shotgun sequence includes:
- the LOC127625181 gene encoding H(+)/Cl(-) exchange transporter 5-like isoform X1: MENTGYCSDSFNSLQSGTSDEDMVEIAGATLDFSSTDDVPPLDRDFGSGASYGGGDGPNGVPKLMDLLDEPVPGVGTYEDFNTIDWVREKSKDRDRHREIATKSKESTWALMKSISDAFSGWLLMLLVGLMSGALAGGIDISAHWMTDLKEGVCLSGFWFNHEHCCWNSNETTFQERDKCPNWKSWAELIVGTNDGPFAYIMNYLMYVCWALLFSFLAVSLVRAFAPYACGSGIPEIKTILSGFIIRGYLGKWTLMIKTITLVLAVSSGLSLGKEGPLVHVACCCANILCHLFTKYRKNEAKRREVLSAAAAVGVSVAFGAPIGGVLFSLEEVSYYFPLKTLWRSFFAALVAAFTLRSINPFGNSRLVLFYVEFHSPWHLLELIPFILLGIFGGIWGAFFIRANIAWCRQRKTTRLGHYPVLEVLVVTAVTALLAFPNSYTRMSTSELISELFNDCGLLDSSQLCNYTNVSVTKINSNALPDRPAGYDVYTAMWQLSLALIFKILITVVTFGMKVPSGLFIPSMAVGAIAGRLLGVGMEQLAYYHHDWVIFRGWCSPGADCITPGLYAMVGATACLGGVTRMTVSLVVIMFELTGGLEYIVPLMAATMTSKWVADALGREGIYEAHIRLNGYPFLESKEEFSHKTLAMDVMRPRRSDPPLSVVTQDGMSVEEVESLIAETSYSGFPVVVSHESQRLVGFVLRRDLIISIENARQRQEGVVSASQIFFTEYTPPQPPNSPPPLKLRGIMDLSPFTVTDHTAMDIVVDIFRKLGLRQCLVTHNGRLLGIITKKDILKHMAQMANRDPDSILFN, encoded by the exons ATGGAAAACACAGGCTATTGCAGCGATAGCTTCAACAGCCTGCAGAGCGGAACCAGCGATGAGGACATGGTGGAAATCGCTGGAGCCACACTGGACTTCTCCAGCACAGATGACGTGCCCCCTCTGGACCGGGACTTTGGCTCTG GTGCTTCATATGGAGGTGGAGATGGACCCAATGGGGTTCCTAAACTGATGGATTTGCTAGATGAGCCAGTGCCTGGGGTGGGAACTTATGAAGACTTCAACACAATCGATTGGGTCAGGGAGAAATCCAAGGATCGGGATCGCCACAGAGAG ATTGCTACTAAAAGTAAAGAGTCTACATGGGCTCTGATGAAGAGCATCAGTGATGCCTTCTCTGGCTGGCTTCTCATGCTGCTTGTGGGACTGATGTCAG GTGCCCTGGCTGGTGGGATTGACATCTCTGCTCACTGGATGACCGACCTGAAGGAGGGTGTGTGTCTGAGTGGCTTCTGGTTCAACCACGAGCACTGCTGCTGGAACTCTAACGAGACTACTTTCCAGGAGAGAGACAAGTGCCCTAACTGGAAAAGCTGGGCTGAGCTCATTGTCGGCACCAATGACGGCCCTTTTGCCTACATTATGAATTACCTGATGTATGTCTGCTGGGCACTGCTCTTCTCCTTCTTGGCTGTGTCTTTAGTCAGAGCCTTTGCTCCATATGCCTGTGGCTCTGGAATACCTGAG ATCAAGACCATCCTGAGTGGATTTATCATCCGTGGCTACCTGGGCAAATGGACTCTTATGATTAAAACCATCACCCTGGTGCTGGCTGTATCATCTGGTCTCAGTTTGGGCAAAGAGGGGCCTCTGGTCCACGTGGCATGTTGCTGTGCCAATATTCTATGCCACCTGTTCACCAAGTATcgcaaaaatgaagcaaagagACGAGAG GTATTGTCAGCTGCAGCAGCTGTTGGTGTGTCAGTAGCTTTTGGGGCTCCCATCGGTGGAGTTCTTTTCAGTCTAGAGGAG GTGAGTTACTACTTCCCTCTGAAGACACTCTGGCGCTCTTTCTTTGCTGCATTGGTGGCTGCCTTCACTCTTCGCTCTATCAACCCATTTGGTAACAGCAGGCTGGTGCTGTTCTATGTAGAGTTTCACTCACCATGGCACTTGCTGGAGCTCATACCCTTCATCCTGTTGGGTATTTTTGGGGGAATCTGGGGAGCGTTCTTCATCCGTGCCAACATTGCCTGGTGTCGCCAGCGTAAGACCACACGGCTAGGACACTACCCTGTGCTGGAGGTGCTGGTTGTAACAGCAGTCACAGCCCTGCTGGCGTTCCCCAACAGCTACACTCGAATGAGCACCAGTGAGCTTATCTCAGAATTATTCAACGATTGCGGCCTCTTGGATTCCTCACAGCTCTGCAACTACACTAATGTAAGCGTTACCAAGatcaacagcaatgctctgcccGACAGGCCAGCGGGATATGATGTCTACACAGCCATGTGGCAGCTGTCACTGGCCCTGATCTTCAAGATACTCATCACTGTGGTGACATTCGGCATGAAG GTGCCCTCTGGTCTCTTTATCCCCAGTATGGCTGTGGGTGCGATTGCAGGCAGGCTGCTTGGTGTGGGCATGGAGCAACTGGCATATTACCATCATGACTGGGTAATCTTCAGAGGCTGGTGCTCACCTGGAGCAGACTGCATTACCCCAGGCCTCTATGCTATGGTGGGTGCCACTGCCTGCTTAG GTGGCGTGACTCGTATGACTGTCTCTCTAGTGGTCATCATGTTTGAACTTACTGGTGGTCTGGAATACATTGTGCCTCTGATGGCTGCCACCATGACTAGTAAATGGGTGGCAGATGCTCTGGGTCGAGAGGGCATCTATGAAGCCCACATCCGTCTCAATGGATACCCCTTCTTGGAGTCAAAGGAGGAGTTCAGCCACAAGACTCTGGCCATGGATGTGATGCGACCTCGGCGAAGTGACCCCCCGCTCTCCGTGGTGACTCAAGATGGGATGAGTGTGGAGGAAGTCGAGTCACTCATTGCAGAAACGTCATACAGCGGCTTCCCCGTGGTTGTCTCACATGAGTCTCAGAGACTTGTGGGCTTTGTGCTGCGAAGAGATCTGATCATCTCCATTG AGAATGCTCGTCAGCGGCAGGAAGGTGTGGTTAGCGCCTCTCAAATTTTTTTCACCGAATACACGCCTCCACAACCACCCAACAGTCCTCCCCCACTGAAGCTTCGTGGTATCATGGACCTCAGCCCATTCACCGTAACTGATCACACTGCCATGGATATTGTGGTGGACATCTTCCGCAAGCTGGGCCTGCGCCAATGTCTTGTCACTCACAACGG GCGTTTATTGGGCATCATCACCAAAAAGGACATTCTCAAACATATGGCCCAGATGGCCAACCGAGACCCTGACTCTATTCTCTTCAACTGA
- the LOC127625181 gene encoding H(+)/Cl(-) exchange transporter 5-like isoform X2, which yields MKSISDAFSGWLLMLLVGLMSGALAGGIDISAHWMTDLKEGVCLSGFWFNHEHCCWNSNETTFQERDKCPNWKSWAELIVGTNDGPFAYIMNYLMYVCWALLFSFLAVSLVRAFAPYACGSGIPEIKTILSGFIIRGYLGKWTLMIKTITLVLAVSSGLSLGKEGPLVHVACCCANILCHLFTKYRKNEAKRREVLSAAAAVGVSVAFGAPIGGVLFSLEEVSYYFPLKTLWRSFFAALVAAFTLRSINPFGNSRLVLFYVEFHSPWHLLELIPFILLGIFGGIWGAFFIRANIAWCRQRKTTRLGHYPVLEVLVVTAVTALLAFPNSYTRMSTSELISELFNDCGLLDSSQLCNYTNVSVTKINSNALPDRPAGYDVYTAMWQLSLALIFKILITVVTFGMKVPSGLFIPSMAVGAIAGRLLGVGMEQLAYYHHDWVIFRGWCSPGADCITPGLYAMVGATACLGGVTRMTVSLVVIMFELTGGLEYIVPLMAATMTSKWVADALGREGIYEAHIRLNGYPFLESKEEFSHKTLAMDVMRPRRSDPPLSVVTQDGMSVEEVESLIAETSYSGFPVVVSHESQRLVGFVLRRDLIISIENARQRQEGVVSASQIFFTEYTPPQPPNSPPPLKLRGIMDLSPFTVTDHTAMDIVVDIFRKLGLRQCLVTHNGRLLGIITKKDILKHMAQMANRDPDSILFN from the exons ATGAAGAGCATCAGTGATGCCTTCTCTGGCTGGCTTCTCATGCTGCTTGTGGGACTGATGTCAG GTGCCCTGGCTGGTGGGATTGACATCTCTGCTCACTGGATGACCGACCTGAAGGAGGGTGTGTGTCTGAGTGGCTTCTGGTTCAACCACGAGCACTGCTGCTGGAACTCTAACGAGACTACTTTCCAGGAGAGAGACAAGTGCCCTAACTGGAAAAGCTGGGCTGAGCTCATTGTCGGCACCAATGACGGCCCTTTTGCCTACATTATGAATTACCTGATGTATGTCTGCTGGGCACTGCTCTTCTCCTTCTTGGCTGTGTCTTTAGTCAGAGCCTTTGCTCCATATGCCTGTGGCTCTGGAATACCTGAG ATCAAGACCATCCTGAGTGGATTTATCATCCGTGGCTACCTGGGCAAATGGACTCTTATGATTAAAACCATCACCCTGGTGCTGGCTGTATCATCTGGTCTCAGTTTGGGCAAAGAGGGGCCTCTGGTCCACGTGGCATGTTGCTGTGCCAATATTCTATGCCACCTGTTCACCAAGTATcgcaaaaatgaagcaaagagACGAGAG GTATTGTCAGCTGCAGCAGCTGTTGGTGTGTCAGTAGCTTTTGGGGCTCCCATCGGTGGAGTTCTTTTCAGTCTAGAGGAG GTGAGTTACTACTTCCCTCTGAAGACACTCTGGCGCTCTTTCTTTGCTGCATTGGTGGCTGCCTTCACTCTTCGCTCTATCAACCCATTTGGTAACAGCAGGCTGGTGCTGTTCTATGTAGAGTTTCACTCACCATGGCACTTGCTGGAGCTCATACCCTTCATCCTGTTGGGTATTTTTGGGGGAATCTGGGGAGCGTTCTTCATCCGTGCCAACATTGCCTGGTGTCGCCAGCGTAAGACCACACGGCTAGGACACTACCCTGTGCTGGAGGTGCTGGTTGTAACAGCAGTCACAGCCCTGCTGGCGTTCCCCAACAGCTACACTCGAATGAGCACCAGTGAGCTTATCTCAGAATTATTCAACGATTGCGGCCTCTTGGATTCCTCACAGCTCTGCAACTACACTAATGTAAGCGTTACCAAGatcaacagcaatgctctgcccGACAGGCCAGCGGGATATGATGTCTACACAGCCATGTGGCAGCTGTCACTGGCCCTGATCTTCAAGATACTCATCACTGTGGTGACATTCGGCATGAAG GTGCCCTCTGGTCTCTTTATCCCCAGTATGGCTGTGGGTGCGATTGCAGGCAGGCTGCTTGGTGTGGGCATGGAGCAACTGGCATATTACCATCATGACTGGGTAATCTTCAGAGGCTGGTGCTCACCTGGAGCAGACTGCATTACCCCAGGCCTCTATGCTATGGTGGGTGCCACTGCCTGCTTAG GTGGCGTGACTCGTATGACTGTCTCTCTAGTGGTCATCATGTTTGAACTTACTGGTGGTCTGGAATACATTGTGCCTCTGATGGCTGCCACCATGACTAGTAAATGGGTGGCAGATGCTCTGGGTCGAGAGGGCATCTATGAAGCCCACATCCGTCTCAATGGATACCCCTTCTTGGAGTCAAAGGAGGAGTTCAGCCACAAGACTCTGGCCATGGATGTGATGCGACCTCGGCGAAGTGACCCCCCGCTCTCCGTGGTGACTCAAGATGGGATGAGTGTGGAGGAAGTCGAGTCACTCATTGCAGAAACGTCATACAGCGGCTTCCCCGTGGTTGTCTCACATGAGTCTCAGAGACTTGTGGGCTTTGTGCTGCGAAGAGATCTGATCATCTCCATTG AGAATGCTCGTCAGCGGCAGGAAGGTGTGGTTAGCGCCTCTCAAATTTTTTTCACCGAATACACGCCTCCACAACCACCCAACAGTCCTCCCCCACTGAAGCTTCGTGGTATCATGGACCTCAGCCCATTCACCGTAACTGATCACACTGCCATGGATATTGTGGTGGACATCTTCCGCAAGCTGGGCCTGCGCCAATGTCTTGTCACTCACAACGG GCGTTTATTGGGCATCATCACCAAAAAGGACATTCTCAAACATATGGCCCAGATGGCCAACCGAGACCCTGACTCTATTCTCTTCAACTGA
- the si:dkey-22f5.9 gene encoding liver-expressed antimicrobial peptide 2-like, producing MHFHRFNLAKFGFCMLLLLALIYQVSSVPLVTPEVQSDLQLSHILHRKIRMSPLWRIMGFKPYGAYCQDNIECSTGFCRNGHCSFSGPVHS from the exons ATGCATTTTCATCGCTTTAACCTGGCAAAATTTGGATTTTGCATGTTGCTCTTGCTAGCGCTGATATATCAG GTATCTAGTGTGCCATTGGTGACTCCTGAGGTACAATCAGATCTTCAGCTTTCACATATACTGCACCGCAAGATACGAATGTCCCCTCTATGGCGAATTATGGGGTTCAAACCATATGGAGCCTATTGCCAGGACAATATAGAGTGTTCCACAGGATTTTGCAG GAATGGTCATTGTTCTTTCAGTGGGCCTGTTCATTCTTAG